In one window of Pseudoalteromonas xiamenensis DNA:
- a CDS encoding DUF418 domain-containing protein — protein sequence MPRRRNLRLPFSRDGAKFIEAYESLYSNEGSFILENAKNFFIMLVILPFLTLWYTLALMRIGLGAWQKGWFKNGFPSDVTGLSGILAIMFSALVVMFSLSGNARLQASAEALNWLSALFTSVVYIAVIFWLLKRKSVIAKVLESCGKLALTIYITQSVIGVALFRYFFPEWVMTFDLINYVLLATLVVSLQVITAYVYLKFFKQGPLEWCLTRWLKRKSI from the coding sequence TTGCCACGGCGACGGAACCTGAGACTCCCTTTTAGCCGAGACGGTGCCAAGTTTATAGAAGCCTATGAGAGTTTATATTCAAACGAAGGCAGTTTTATTTTAGAGAACGCAAAAAACTTCTTTATTATGTTGGTGATCCTCCCATTTCTTACTCTTTGGTATACCTTAGCACTAATGCGAATTGGTCTAGGGGCATGGCAAAAAGGATGGTTCAAAAATGGCTTTCCAAGCGATGTAACGGGGCTTTCTGGTATTTTAGCGATTATGTTCTCTGCACTTGTTGTTATGTTCAGTCTATCAGGGAACGCACGGCTTCAAGCAAGTGCTGAAGCCTTAAATTGGCTTTCCGCGTTGTTTACTTCCGTCGTTTATATCGCGGTGATTTTCTGGTTGTTGAAACGTAAATCAGTTATCGCAAAAGTACTCGAATCTTGCGGGAAACTAGCTTTGACCATATACATAACTCAAAGTGTGATAGGCGTTGCTCTATTTCGTTACTTCTTTCCTGAATGGGTGATGACGTTTGACCTAATCAACTACGTTTTATTAGCGACATTGGTCGTCAGTTTGCAAGTAATTACAGCGTATGTTTACCTGAAATTCTTTAAGCAAGGACCGCTCGAATGGTGCCTAACTCGGTGGCTAAAAAGAAAGTCCATTTAG
- the rluF gene encoding 23S rRNA pseudouridine(2604) synthase RluF, giving the protein MTELKRLNKFISETGYCSRREADAIIESGRVTVNGNIAEMGTKVSNEDEVLVDGRSLKAKPKRVIIAYNKPVGVTCTTESKIKSNIVKAVNYHERIFPIGRLDRPSEGLIFLTNEGDIVNKILRAGNNHEKEYVVEVDKPIDKHFIDKMSGGIPILGTITKRCKVKKMGEYRFSIILTQGLNRQIRRMCEYLNYEVTSLKRVRIMNINLNGLRAGEWRLLTDSELRVIDSAVENSAKTAEGSVDPRKRDDWQNPQSKKVKQAKILSKVDEQEQQAQEKPSRFERRRDDTRQDKPQNTNKKQERNAPKERKFKKTNGSDKPAGPRKQGTLSLKK; this is encoded by the coding sequence ATGACGGAATTGAAACGTCTCAACAAGTTTATCAGTGAGACGGGCTACTGTTCACGCCGTGAGGCTGATGCAATTATTGAAAGTGGACGCGTTACAGTAAATGGTAACATTGCAGAAATGGGCACAAAAGTCAGTAACGAAGACGAAGTGCTGGTTGATGGGCGTTCCTTAAAAGCGAAACCTAAGCGTGTCATTATTGCCTACAACAAGCCTGTTGGCGTGACGTGTACCACAGAAAGCAAAATTAAAAGTAATATCGTAAAAGCGGTAAACTACCACGAACGTATATTTCCTATCGGTCGATTGGACCGACCTTCTGAAGGCTTAATTTTTCTGACTAATGAAGGTGATATCGTTAATAAGATCCTGCGTGCAGGGAACAACCACGAAAAAGAATATGTTGTAGAAGTCGATAAACCAATTGATAAGCATTTCATCGACAAGATGTCTGGTGGCATCCCAATTCTTGGAACAATCACAAAACGCTGTAAAGTGAAAAAAATGGGCGAGTACCGTTTTTCTATTATCCTGACTCAAGGATTAAATAGACAAATTCGTCGCATGTGTGAATACCTAAATTACGAGGTAACTTCGCTTAAACGTGTTCGTATCATGAACATCAATTTAAATGGTTTGCGTGCTGGAGAGTGGCGCTTATTGACGGATAGTGAACTCCGAGTCATTGATTCGGCAGTAGAAAATTCCGCAAAGACGGCGGAAGGTAGCGTAGACCCTCGTAAACGAGACGACTGGCAGAATCCGCAAAGTAAGAAAGTAAAGCAGGCAAAAATATTAAGCAAGGTTGACGAACAAGAGCAACAAGCGCAAGAGAAGCCTTCTCGTTTTGAACGTCGCCGTGACGACACTCGACAAGACAAACCTCAAAATACAAATAAGAAACAAGAACGTAATGCACCAAAGGAACGCAAGTTTAAAAAGACGAATGGTAGTGATAAACCAGCTGGTCCACGCAAGCAAGGTACGCTTAGTTTGAAAAAGTAG
- a CDS encoding glycogen synthase, translating to MHIVMVAAENDALPNCKVGGVADVVRDIPKALAGFEHQVSVIVPDYGQTSLTRQFVADIAVPFRQHLETATLWKVSSVGCNVSQYVVGHSLFSQHGGDIYCNDEGFRPFATDATKFAFFSAAVCEVLEHKLIPDADVVHLHDWHAATVATLARFSRRFEHLASKRLVYTVHNLALQGIRPFKGDDSSLEAWFPTLSYDGRSICDHSAPHCYNPMRAGIQLCDKVHVVSPTYAKEVMNPSVPEHGFFGGERLEVDMQEASHVGKLAGIINGCDYSTGSPGTETLADFLGQSEEQIFRWMAKFGELKSTYYIAHQRISQWLKEDFSGPLITSVGRLTDQKAFLLRQPLNSGITLDALADVVSQCDGRMVILGSGDGHIEYLFTQVMARHKNVLFLNGYGQGIGDMLYHLGDIFLMPSSFEPCGISQMLAMRAGQPCVVHQVGGLADTVKHGATGYTFSGYNIDEQVHNLIEVFKEAVNDAAQNNERYQHIKDSAQSQRFEWHFIAEQYLHLLYH from the coding sequence ATGCATATAGTTATGGTGGCAGCGGAAAATGATGCGCTGCCAAATTGCAAAGTTGGAGGCGTTGCGGATGTTGTCAGAGACATCCCTAAAGCGCTTGCTGGTTTTGAACATCAGGTTAGCGTCATCGTCCCGGACTATGGACAAACGTCGTTAACACGCCAGTTTGTTGCTGATATTGCAGTCCCTTTTCGTCAGCATTTAGAAACAGCAACACTCTGGAAAGTGTCCTCGGTCGGATGCAATGTATCGCAGTACGTTGTGGGTCACTCATTATTTAGCCAGCATGGTGGCGATATTTATTGTAATGACGAAGGGTTTCGTCCGTTTGCAACGGATGCGACCAAATTTGCCTTTTTCAGCGCTGCCGTATGTGAGGTACTTGAGCACAAATTAATCCCTGATGCGGATGTAGTGCATTTACACGATTGGCATGCTGCGACAGTCGCGACGTTAGCACGTTTTAGCCGTCGATTTGAACATTTGGCGAGTAAACGACTCGTTTATACCGTACATAACTTGGCGCTTCAGGGAATACGACCGTTCAAAGGGGATGACTCAAGTTTGGAAGCGTGGTTTCCAACGTTGAGTTACGACGGTCGTTCTATCTGCGATCACAGTGCTCCGCATTGTTATAACCCTATGCGTGCGGGCATTCAATTGTGCGACAAAGTACACGTTGTTTCGCCAACTTACGCAAAAGAAGTCATGAACCCAAGTGTACCTGAGCACGGATTTTTTGGCGGAGAGCGACTTGAAGTTGATATGCAAGAAGCAAGTCATGTCGGCAAATTAGCGGGAATAATTAACGGGTGTGACTATTCTACTGGAAGTCCAGGTACAGAGACCTTAGCTGATTTTCTCGGGCAATCCGAGGAACAGATATTCCGTTGGATGGCGAAATTTGGTGAATTAAAGTCGACTTATTACATCGCACACCAACGTATTTCGCAATGGCTTAAAGAAGACTTCTCAGGTCCGTTAATCACCAGTGTTGGGAGATTAACTGACCAAAAAGCGTTTTTATTAAGGCAACCATTGAACTCAGGTATCACCTTAGATGCGCTCGCAGATGTCGTTAGTCAATGTGATGGCAGAATGGTTATTTTAGGCTCAGGTGACGGGCATATCGAGTACTTGTTTACTCAAGTGATGGCACGCCATAAGAACGTCCTGTTTTTAAATGGTTATGGGCAAGGCATAGGTGACATGCTCTACCATCTGGGCGATATTTTTTTAATGCCTTCCTCATTTGAACCTTGTGGAATAAGCCAAATGTTAGCGATGCGTGCAGGCCAGCCTTGCGTAGTGCATCAAGTCGGTGGACTGGCAGACACCGTAAAACATGGCGCTACGGGTTACACTTTCTCTGGTTATAATATTGATGAGCAAGTGCATAACCTTATTGAGGTTTTCAAGGAAGCAGTAAATGATGCCGCGCAGAACAATGAGCGCTATCAACACATAAAGGACTCAGCTCAATCACAGCGATTCGAATGGCATTTCATCGCTGAACAATACCTTCATTTACTCTATCATTAA
- a CDS encoding DUF418 domain-containing protein, which produces MTRYSQLDALRGFAVLGLFLMNLPYFGLFEWGYVSKWEAHPLDAWISSFINVFIDGRFRTLFCLLFGCAIALQFEKYGSTVRIQNRNRALIVLGFLHGLFIWAGDILFAYGCAGLLLVRYLEESGEKNLREGFILLVVMSLVLFVATATEPETPF; this is translated from the coding sequence ATGACACGATATTCTCAACTCGACGCATTGCGAGGTTTCGCGGTGTTGGGTTTATTTTTGATGAACCTTCCATATTTTGGGTTGTTTGAATGGGGATATGTGTCTAAATGGGAAGCGCATCCTCTTGATGCGTGGATATCAAGCTTTATCAATGTGTTCATAGACGGTCGATTTCGTACTCTTTTCTGTCTTCTCTTTGGCTGTGCTATAGCGCTTCAATTCGAAAAATATGGTTCGACCGTTCGCATTCAAAATCGCAATCGCGCGCTCATCGTTCTAGGTTTTTTGCACGGACTTTTTATTTGGGCAGGTGACATACTCTTTGCATATGGCTGTGCTGGTTTGTTACTTGTCAGGTATTTAGAAGAATCTGGTGAAAAGAACCTTAGAGAGGGCTTTATACTTCTCGTCGTCATGTCCTTGGTTTTGTTTGTTGCCACGGCGACGGAACCTGAGACTCCCTTTTAG
- a CDS encoding efflux RND transporter permease subunit: MSLAKWSIENKVISWMFSLLLLIGGTVSYFGLGQLEDPEFTLKKAMIITAYPGASPQQVEEEVTFPIENAIQELPYVDYVTSISTPGKSQISVEMKSTYRKKDLQQIWDELRRKVNDLTPRLPPGVKPSKIIDDFADVYGVLYAVTGDGYSYDELKDYVDFLKRELVLVNGVSKVTVAGEQQAQVIVEISTQKMAQLGISPNTIFQILQQQNTVSNAGSVQVDNEYIRLHPTGEFQNVEEMKNLLISKPGAKELIYLGDVATVSREYAEVPSHITRYDQKQALLVGVSFSSGVNVVDVGARIKQHLDELEYQRPHGMEISTVYNQPNEVQKSVDGFIVSLIEAVAIVIIVLLIFMGFKSGLLIGGILLLTVLGTFIFMKLFHIDLQRISLGALIIALGMLVDNAIVVTEGILINLKRGMSRLEAAVNIVAQTKWPLLGATVIAITAFAPIGLSSDASGEFAGSLFWVLLISLLLSWVTAITLTPFFASLLFKETKVEEGADIDPYQGALFNGYKALLRFTMKHGWLTIIAMVVLLVVSVIGFKSVKQSFFPASNTPMFYVDYWNYQGADIRDTAKNVAELEAFLLEDQLVEEVTSTIGQGAPRFMLTYSPEKQYPAFGQLIVRVKDREAVATMIAKVREYERTHVLSAKLKVKRMEIGPSTDAKIEARFSGPDPVVLRQLASEAKAILHSDAKAYNIRDNWRQRTKVIRPQFNEQKARRLGISKADLDQLLLTSMSGKSVGLYRDGTQLLPIIARSPEEERLNVENLPDLQIFSPVYGVFVPVTQVVDGFDVVWEDPIIMRRDRKRTITVMADHDVIGDETPAKLFARVKTDIEAIKLPHGYEMQWGGEFESSSKAKKAIFGSLPVGYLAMFMITVLLFNSVKQPLVIWATVPLAIIGVSTGLLAMNAPFSFMALLGLLSLSGMLIKNGIVLMDQINLELASGKDPYQAVFDSGVSRVRPVSMAAITTILGMIPLLFDVFFQSMAVTIMFGLGFATVLTLVIVPVLYALVFKIKPSH; the protein is encoded by the coding sequence ATGAGTCTTGCTAAATGGTCCATCGAAAACAAAGTCATCAGTTGGATGTTTTCTTTACTCCTATTGATTGGCGGTACCGTGTCGTATTTCGGTTTAGGGCAACTTGAAGACCCTGAATTCACACTCAAAAAAGCCATGATAATTACGGCGTATCCCGGTGCTTCACCTCAACAAGTTGAAGAAGAAGTCACCTTTCCTATTGAAAATGCAATCCAAGAATTGCCATACGTTGACTATGTGACGTCCATTTCAACTCCGGGTAAGTCACAGATTTCTGTTGAAATGAAAAGTACGTACCGTAAAAAGGATTTACAACAAATTTGGGATGAACTACGCCGCAAAGTAAACGACTTAACTCCTCGCCTGCCTCCAGGTGTTAAACCAAGCAAAATAATCGATGATTTTGCCGATGTATACGGAGTGCTTTACGCAGTAACCGGCGACGGTTATTCATATGACGAACTCAAAGACTACGTTGATTTTCTTAAACGTGAATTGGTTCTTGTAAACGGCGTCAGTAAAGTAACAGTTGCAGGTGAACAACAAGCTCAGGTTATCGTTGAAATATCCACGCAAAAAATGGCGCAATTGGGCATTTCGCCAAACACTATTTTCCAAATTTTACAGCAACAAAATACCGTTTCTAACGCAGGTAGTGTGCAGGTCGACAACGAATACATTCGTCTTCATCCAACCGGTGAATTCCAAAACGTCGAGGAAATGAAAAATCTCCTGATTTCAAAACCTGGAGCAAAAGAGCTGATTTATTTGGGCGATGTTGCAACGGTGAGTCGTGAGTACGCGGAAGTCCCAAGTCACATTACACGCTATGATCAAAAGCAAGCCTTATTAGTCGGTGTATCGTTTAGCTCAGGTGTTAATGTGGTTGATGTCGGCGCTCGAATAAAACAACACCTAGACGAACTAGAATATCAACGCCCTCATGGCATGGAAATCAGTACTGTTTACAACCAACCAAACGAAGTACAAAAATCAGTAGATGGCTTTATAGTCAGCTTAATTGAAGCCGTTGCAATCGTAATAATCGTATTGCTTATTTTCATGGGCTTTAAAAGCGGATTATTGATTGGCGGTATTTTGCTTTTAACCGTACTGGGTACGTTTATTTTCATGAAGCTTTTCCACATCGACTTACAGCGGATTAGTCTTGGCGCACTAATTATTGCTCTCGGTATGCTCGTCGATAATGCCATTGTTGTTACAGAAGGCATTTTGATAAATCTAAAACGTGGTATGAGCCGATTGGAAGCCGCGGTAAACATCGTTGCGCAAACAAAATGGCCACTATTGGGTGCAACGGTGATAGCAATTACGGCGTTTGCGCCAATTGGTTTAAGTTCTGACGCCAGTGGTGAATTTGCGGGCAGCCTTTTCTGGGTATTACTCATCAGTCTACTTTTGAGCTGGGTTACCGCTATTACACTCACGCCTTTCTTTGCAAGTTTATTGTTTAAAGAAACAAAAGTTGAAGAAGGCGCTGACATAGACCCATATCAAGGTGCTCTATTTAACGGTTATAAAGCCTTGCTTAGATTCACAATGAAGCACGGATGGTTAACCATCATCGCAATGGTTGTATTACTTGTCGTGTCTGTCATTGGCTTTAAATCCGTCAAGCAGTCGTTTTTCCCAGCATCGAACACACCAATGTTCTATGTAGACTATTGGAATTACCAAGGCGCTGACATTCGTGATACCGCGAAAAACGTCGCAGAACTTGAAGCCTTTTTATTGGAAGATCAGCTTGTCGAAGAAGTCACCTCAACAATAGGTCAGGGTGCACCTCGATTTATGCTGACCTACTCGCCAGAGAAACAATATCCAGCATTTGGGCAGCTAATTGTTCGCGTAAAAGACCGCGAAGCAGTTGCAACGATGATAGCTAAAGTCCGTGAATACGAACGTACTCATGTACTCAGCGCAAAACTAAAAGTAAAACGCATGGAAATTGGTCCATCAACCGATGCTAAAATTGAAGCGCGTTTTTCGGGGCCAGACCCTGTTGTGCTTCGTCAGCTAGCAAGTGAAGCAAAAGCCATTCTTCATAGCGATGCGAAAGCTTACAACATCCGTGATAACTGGCGTCAACGTACTAAAGTTATCCGTCCGCAATTTAATGAACAAAAGGCGCGTCGATTAGGCATATCCAAAGCCGACCTAGACCAATTGTTATTAACCAGTATGTCTGGCAAATCCGTTGGACTGTACCGAGATGGAACTCAATTGTTACCTATTATCGCTCGATCACCGGAAGAAGAGCGACTGAATGTTGAAAATCTCCCTGATTTACAAATTTTTAGTCCAGTTTATGGTGTATTTGTCCCTGTAACTCAAGTCGTTGATGGATTCGATGTTGTGTGGGAAGACCCTATCATTATGCGACGTGACCGTAAGCGCACTATCACGGTTATGGCAGACCATGATGTTATCGGTGACGAAACCCCAGCAAAACTCTTTGCTCGTGTGAAAACGGATATTGAAGCAATCAAGTTACCACATGGTTACGAGATGCAGTGGGGTGGAGAGTTTGAATCTTCATCTAAAGCTAAAAAAGCCATCTTCGGTTCACTGCCTGTAGGTTACTTAGCGATGTTTATGATCACCGTTTTATTGTTTAACTCGGTTAAACAACCTCTCGTGATTTGGGCGACCGTACCGCTTGCAATTATTGGTGTTTCTACAGGTTTGCTTGCGATGAATGCACCATTTAGTTTTATGGCGCTATTAGGTTTGCTGAGTTTATCAGGTATGTTAATCAAGAACGGTATTGTTTTGATGGATCAAATCAATCTAGAACTCGCCAGTGGCAAAGACCCATACCAAGCTGTTTTTGATTCTGGAGTTAGCCGCGTACGCCCAGTTTCAATGGCCGCAATTACAACAATACTCGGCATGATCCCACTGTTGTTTGATGTGTTCTTCCAATCAATGGCCGTGACCATCATGTTCGGGCTAGGATTTGCTACCGTACTGACGCTTGTAATTGTACCGGTACTTTACGCGCTGGTGTTTAAAATAAAACCGAGTCACTAA
- a CDS encoding EAL and HDOD domain-containing protein, protein MKVFVARQPIFNKKQQVVAYELLFRDGTSNSFPNISDDRATARLIMDNQLNLGTRYLTSGKKALINIGPDSLKQELSYFLPSKDVILELLETIHPTPENYELVRSLFHSDYRLALDDFVYSKDWEPFLKLIRLIKFDIMATPLSDIKAEVEDLKQRKNLKLLAEKVETLEEFEQAKSMGFNFFQGYFFAQPRVIEQNDIDVNYAIALLIYSEVLRPNININKIAELFAQDTALAYKLLRLINSGVFPIKSRIESLKQALVYLGDDRVRKFVGLIMTAHVAHMKPSELTRLSIVRSRFCELIAKKLMPTNSNSAFLVGLFSLLDAILDKPMEVVINKLPFPEAIQEALLGKPNFLYYILNVVRAYEKGSWWALQEACMLLNLSDDCLPDFHQASIRWADMYKDRI, encoded by the coding sequence TTGAAGGTATTTGTCGCGCGTCAGCCGATTTTCAATAAAAAGCAGCAAGTGGTTGCCTACGAGTTATTATTTAGAGATGGAACAAGCAATAGTTTTCCGAATATTTCTGATGATAGAGCCACAGCTCGCCTTATCATGGATAATCAGCTCAACCTTGGTACTCGTTATCTCACATCGGGCAAAAAGGCCCTTATCAACATTGGTCCCGATTCTCTTAAACAAGAGTTAAGCTATTTTCTCCCTTCTAAAGACGTCATTCTCGAATTATTAGAAACGATCCACCCAACACCTGAAAATTACGAGCTTGTGCGATCGCTGTTTCACAGTGATTATCGTTTGGCGCTCGATGATTTTGTTTATTCTAAAGACTGGGAACCGTTTCTTAAACTTATTCGCTTAATCAAGTTTGATATTATGGCAACGCCACTATCAGACATTAAAGCTGAAGTAGAGGATCTAAAACAAAGAAAAAATCTCAAGCTTTTAGCCGAAAAAGTGGAGACATTGGAAGAGTTTGAACAAGCGAAATCGATGGGATTCAACTTTTTCCAAGGTTATTTCTTCGCCCAGCCCAGAGTCATTGAACAAAACGATATTGATGTCAATTACGCTATCGCGTTGTTGATTTATTCTGAAGTGTTAAGACCTAACATCAATATCAATAAAATTGCGGAGTTGTTTGCGCAGGACACGGCGCTTGCGTACAAGTTGTTAAGACTCATTAATTCAGGTGTCTTTCCGATTAAGAGTCGAATTGAATCATTAAAGCAGGCTTTGGTGTATCTAGGTGACGACAGAGTGAGAAAATTTGTTGGTCTAATAATGACCGCACATGTCGCCCATATGAAACCATCTGAATTGACTCGCTTAAGTATCGTCCGATCACGATTCTGTGAATTAATAGCAAAGAAACTGATGCCGACGAATTCCAACTCGGCATTTCTTGTCGGCTTGTTCTCATTGCTCGACGCTATTTTAGACAAGCCTATGGAAGTGGTGATAAACAAACTGCCGTTTCCTGAGGCAATTCAAGAGGCGCTTTTGGGAAAACCAAATTTCCTTTATTATATTTTAAATGTGGTTCGCGCTTATGAAAAAGGAAGCTGGTGGGCATTACAAGAAGCCTGCATGCTATTAAACCTAAGTGACGATTGTTTGCCTGATTTTCATCAAGCTTCAATTCGATGGGCGGACATGTATAAAGACCGAATATAA